The sequence TATCGCAATATGCTTCTCTCTGGGGGCATTAGTTGGGGTTCTGGCCGGACTCTATCCGGCTTGGCGTGCTTCAAAAATGAGACCTGTGGAGGCGCTTAAACATGTCTAAAACTATTGTTAGAACAATTAATTTGAGCAAAGTCTATAGGCGCGGCAAGGTTAATGTTCCAGCCCTAAATAACGTTAATCTCCAAGTGTTATCCGGCGAGATAATTGGCATAATGGGGCCTTCAGGCTCTGGCAAGACAACTTTGCTAAACCTTATAGGCGGCTTAGATAGGCCGACAAGCGGAAAAATATTTGTTGACGGCGTTGACATAACGGCTTTAGGTGAGAAGGATTTAGCCGACTACAGACTTAGAAAGGTTGGATTCGTATTTCAATTCTATAACCTTATACCGACGCTAACCGCACTAGAAAACGTTGAAATACCGATGGCGTTAGCAGGCGTCCCAAAAAACGAGAGGCGTGAAAGGGCAGTTAACCTCCTAAAGATGGTTGGCTTAGAGGCGAGAGCCGACCATAAGCCTGATGAGCTGAGCGGTGGAGAACAGCAGCGCATAGCAATAGCAAGAGCATTAGCAAATAATCCATCAATGGTTTTAGCCGATGAGCCGACCGGAGATTTAGACTCTAAATCAGCGCTCACATTAATGAATCTCATAAAGGATCTGAACAAAAAGAATGGACAAACATTTATCATAGTAACCCATGACCTGATAGTCGCAGAAAGATGCACGAAAATCTACGCTATCAGAGATGGAAGAATAGATATACAGAAATAATTTGCTCAACGAATTATTTTTACGCTCAATTCTCTATTAAGTGGAAAAATGTTTATCTATAGTTCAGTGCAAAAGCCGCAAATCTTTTTAACTCGGCAGCATTAAATTCTATGCGCCCCTCTTCTTCCTTATAATTCAATTCCTTTTCCTCCGGAAGCTTCAGCAATCTTTCAGGCTTCTTGCCATTTAGAGCGATTTTAACGTTTATTCCTCTGATTGGAATGCATTCTTCTATTAAGTTAAGCAGAGTGATTATATATCTTCCATGGTTCTTTTGATCAAACAATGTCATTTCCACGAATCCAGGCGCGTCGCTCTCGAAACTAAATGATTTTGGATAGAGAAGACGAATTAGCCGAATAAAGGTATTCTGATGATACTTAACTCTTTCCAGATCTCCCGTAATATAGATTGCCCTACCTTTACCGTAATTATTTAAAATAATTGCTGGATAATTTGTGATTTTACCAGGAGGATTGCTATGTATAGAGGCGAAATGTTTCGTATCAGCAGGGTCAGTATACGGGAGAATTATTTTCCCTAAAACCTCGGCACCTTCTCTTGCTTCAACCTTCAGCTGAGAGCCATATATACTTAAAGGATACTTTGAAGAATAACCTAAAAGAACTTCTTCCCCCTTTCCTATCGGGGATATGTAAGTGAAGCTTTCTTTTGTTTCACCTAAATAAGAGACCCCAAGAAGGTCAGATAACAAGAAGTCTCCCATTTTCCCATCTTTTCTTATAAGGGATGTATGCTTGCTGGCGTAAAGCACACCGCCATTTTTTACAAACTCTCTGAACGCCTCAGCTTCTTCTTCACCCATCATTAGAACATTAGGAAGCACAAGCACCTTGTAAGATGATAGACTCCCTAAGTTCTTCTTCGTTATAACAGTGAAAGGAATATGATTCCTAATGAATGATTCAGCAACATTTAAAGCAGATTCTAAGTGAGGCATTTTTTGAGATGCTTCCATCACATTTTTCCCATTATCAGCGAGGTCGAACTTGGATTCGGTACTAAAGTAAATGGCTGCGTCAGCAATAGGCTCACCCCCTAAGTATTTTTCGTATTTCTCTATTTCCTCAAAGATTTCTCTCATGGTATAGTATACACTCTCATTCAGCGTTCCATCAGGGTTAATCGCGTCAATAAAAACAAAAGCAGCCCCATTTGCAATAGCTGCATAGGCTTCTAACTCCAGTAATTCCTTCGGTTTCAGAGTTGTGTGATCGGTAAGAGAAACATTAGAAGATGTTTCAAATGCACACGGTTTATTTTTCGTTAAATTGTGAAATAGCTTACAGGCAAAGCTCTCTTCTAAGAGCCCGCCATAAAAATCGCCTTGCAAAAAATCGCACTGTTCACTCAATTTTTGAGTGACGCCCAGCAACCATGATTTATCGTACGTAGAGGATTGATGCTCCACAGTAACTTCAGGCTTTATTCTTCTTACTGTAGAAGTAATTAAGGCAGCAAAGTCAATCAACCATTTTTCTCTTTTTCTTTGAAAGGTTACCCACTTTTGGTCAAGCCAATTGACGATTCTCGGGATCTCTCCTCCCACCTCCTCAGAATACTTTTCCTGACAATGTTTACAGTAGCAAACTGTGGGCCAGAATGTCATGTCGAAACGAATACCCTCAAAATCATAATTCTTACAGATCTCTTCGACCTGCTTTACGGCAAAGTCTCGGTAAGGTGAGTTTGGACAACAAACACCGTATCGACTATTTTCAGCAGCCTCTTTTCCATCTGCTCTTATAATTCTCCAATCAGGGTGAGCGTCGTAAGCCCATACATTGAATATCAAACTATAGTAAACTACAACATTAATTCCATTTTCATGGCATAGATCGATAACTTCCCCCAGTATATCTCTTCCCCTTAAACCCTTATGCATAGCTCCAATTTTTGTTGGATAGTAGCAGAGACCCATATGAGATGTTGCATATACAACTGTCGATTCAACTCTAGCTAACGTTAGAGCTTCTACATATTTTTTCGCGTTAAACTCGGATAGAAAATTTTCATCCCAATCAGCAATATGCATATCAACAACATTTCGCCGATAAACTTTCTTAAACCATTCCCTATCCTTCAAAGCAACCATCCCTTAACATTTTAAGCATTAACACTAAAAGTATTTTTGGTTATAGGAGAAAAAGAGCGTATCTAATCGAATTTTTACCAACATTCCATTCAGAGAACATTAAAGATTTTCCTATTTTTATAATCTCACTCAAAAAATTAAATAAAAAATAGGATGGTGAATGGTGATCCGCTAAGATGCAGGTTTTCTTAGTAGCAGGATCACTGTTACCACTAGGGTCAATATAACTAGCGCTATCAAAGCGTAGCTTATCGTCGCTATAGTTGATAATTGGCTTCCAAGCGCAGATATATCGCCTCTTAAAGCTGATATGCTGTCTTTTAGATCCGATACGCTTGCGCTCATAGTGGATGCGCTGCTCTTTAAGTCAGATGTAGCGGAAGTCAGCTCGGTTCTTATGGCAGAAGTCGTGGCCTCTAATGCTGAAACTTTTCCTATGAGGTCTGATACCGCTTTCGCAATCTCAGGTATCTCAGCTGGGACCGGTGGGCTATATGTAACTTTGCCTTCAGCAACAAGCTTCTCAGCATCTTCTCTTGGAATAACTAGTGCGTCACCCGCTTTAAATGGACCATATGTTTTACCATCGGTGCCAGTAAAGGCAGGTATGTTAGTCTTGGCGTATACAGTCACGTAAACGTAGGCTGGAGGTACGTGGCTGGCCAGCCCTTGAGCTATTAATCTCTCGGCATCCTCTTTCGGTATGCGCACGTAATCTCCCATGCTATAGGGTCCATAAGATAAACCGTCAACTCCAGTGAATGCTGGGACATCGCCAACAATCCATACGCTGGAATATTCAACGGGCGTCCATCCCGGTCTTGGTAACGCGTCTTTCGTGGGCGCCCTTCCGGTTGGGTATAGCCTTAGTATAACGAACATGTGCTGAGCCCACCATGAAACCGGATCCATGTAGTAGTTTTCTGGGTATGTTGGCCATCCATCCCATGCATAGCCGTCTTGGAGGGTGTAGAATGGTGTTGGGAAGAAGCCTATCCACGGCATCTGCTCAGCCCATATTAATAGGGCTTTTCTGCCAAGCTCTATTACCTTCTCCTCCTCCCAGGGAGGAGTTCTCTCCATCTCATCTATAATGGCGTTTAATTCCGCCCTCCTTGGGAATGAATAATTGGCCCATCCAAGCCCAGGCGCAAGCGGGTTATAGTATTTTGAGTGCCATCCTTGTATATGCGGTGTAAGCTCCAATAGTAGGGTGCATCCGGGCCATCTTGTGCCAGCTCCTCCCGGATCCCCTTTAGCTCCTCTAGCTGAGAATATTCCCGCCTCTACGGGTTCCACTTCCACATCTATGCCAAATTTCTTCCAGTGATCCGCAACTAAAAAGGCAATTCTCAAAGATTCCATCTCAAAGCCGCTGGGGGCAGTTATACCTATCTTCCAAGGTTCACCTGTAGGCAGCCTCCACTTACCATCTGGCACCCTTGTAAATCCAACTGATTTAAGTAGCCTTTCAGCTTCAGCTGGATCGTACTTCCACCAACCCGTATTTGGATCTAAACCAAGCTTTATGAGTTCTGGTAGTAATGGTTTAGTGTAGGCTTCAATGGCGAATGGATACGGCACTATCGGGAGCGGTGTAGTAGATGGAAGAGAACCGTCGACTCCACGGAAAGCCTCGTATACATCTCTGAAGTTTATGGCGAAAACCAGCGCTTTCCGCACCTCTGTTATATTGTATGGATACATCAGCAAGTTGAACCCTATACCTTTAACACATGCATCAAGTGGCCATGCGAAAGGAGCTATACGTCTCCAACCCATAATATATGGGTTTCCTTTAATAACTATCTCAGCGGCTTCAGGCACCAAGGTTCTTAAGCAGTCTAGCTCATGCCTAACCATGGCAAGAGCTTTTACTTCATCTGGACCTGGGTGTATATAAAGCACATATTTAGGTGATGGTTTAAGTCCGAGAAGTTTTGTCGCCCACCAATTCTCTTCTCTTTCCCAGAGGAACCAGTTGCCCGCTGGGTCGACGGCTTTCAGATTATATGGGCCTATACTTAACGGTGGATAGAATTTAAATGTTACTGGGTCTTTTCCCTCCCATATATGTTTGGGCACAATCCACCAGCCAGTACCATATATTATCACGGTGAAAGCATAGTGGAACCTTGGATATGGCGCCTTAAGCTTTATTTCTACAGTGTAATCGTCTACTGCCCTAGCGCTTTCTATCCAAGTAACAGCGAAGGTGTGAGTGGCCCATTCTTTAGTTTTTAAGGCGGTTTCAATTGTGAATACCACGTCGTGCGCTGTGAATGGTTTTCCATCATTCCACGTTGCTCCCTTTCTAAGGAAGAACCTCACCGTCTTAAAATCTGCAGAATACTCAAAGCCTGTACCCAACCAATTTATAAGCGTACCAGTAGTTGTATTAACATACCAGAGGAAAGCTGCACAAAGTTGCTGGAAACCGTTACCGCCGGTGGCTGGCTTACCTGGAATCTTAAAGTTGAAATCGTATGGATCAATATAGGTTCCCCAATGGTTTTCTACGACCAAAACATCTCCACGTGGAACACCTGGGGGTAAGGGCAATTGCGCTGAAACCGGTGTAACACTCATCATTAATGAGAGGACTGTTGATATCAGCAGAAGAAAAGATAGATTCACTACACTTGTGGCAGGGGTTTATGATCCGCAATCAATAAATAAGCTACGTGAAGACTTGTATGAGATTTTTGGTCTATCTGGTAAATCTCTTTTAGAGGATTATTTAGCTTTTATTCGTAGAGTATTAACTTTTAATTTCGGGCCATCTTTTATCTCTTTCCCAACACCAGCGTTTGAATTAGTATTGAGAAGATTACCATGGACTATAGGGCTTCTTTCAGTATCAACTCTGATTACATGGACAACTGGAAATCTTTTAGGGACTATGGCTGGCTACTTTAGGACGAGAAAATTTGCCAGAATACTTGAGAGCGTAGCAATATCATTATATCCGGTGCCATATTATATAATGGCGTTAATACTCATGTTACTTTTTGCGTTTTTAATACCCATTTTTCCTCTAGGCGGAGGAATCAGTATAATTCCGGAGACCTTAAACTTAGAGTTGATCCTTAATATAATTTGGCATTCATTTCTCCCGGCTTTATCCCTAATACTTCCGGGAGCACTAGGTTGGTCCTTTCTTAGCTCCAGAACACTGACTTTAGAAGTCCTATCTGAAGATTACACAAAGTACGCGGAGTTCAGAGGTTTACCCGGAAAACATGTATTAAGGAGGTATGTGCTCAGGAATATTCTTGTGCCGCAAATGACGGTCTTAGCATTGTCTCTTGGAGGAATATTTAGTGGAGCACTACTCACTGAAGTCATATTTGCGTATCCAGGCGTGGGTCAGCTAGCGTATAGAGCTGCTTTTGCGGGCGACATAAATACTCTTATGGCTGTACTGCTCCTATCCATGATAGCCGTGTCTACAGCTATCTACTTGCTAGATTTGCTCTATCCGCTTATAGATCCAAGGATAAGATATAGGTGAAAACAACGATGAGTTCGTCATTTTTAAAGAATGTTGGCAGAAATTTCGTGCTTCTCTACAAGAGCAACTTTAAATTTAAACTGGGTTTCACACTGATTCTAATAATTTTTATTTTAGGCTTTGCGGTATCCTCATTCTCTCCAATAAACACTCGCGCTTTATACACTGTTCCAAAGGATCAGCCCCCATCCTTCAAATACTTGTTAGGAACATCTAGCATGGGTCGGGATGTATTCTGGGAACTCTGCGCCTCAATTGGCAAATCTCTAACTATAGCATTGATAACCGCACTTATAGCATCTCACATAGGCTTATTTATCGGTTTAATATCTGGAATAAAAGGCGGCATGCTTGACAGACTCTTAATGTTTATTTCAGATACCTTCATAATAGTGCCTGGCTTCCTTTTATTGGTTGTAATCATTTCAATAATTAAGTCATGGATCACCGTGCCTCTTATAGGTGCAATAATATCTATAGTTTCATGGCCTTGGCCCGCCAGGCAAGTTAGGTCCATGGTTTTATCTCTTAGGGAGAGAACCTTTGTTTATACGGCTAAGCTTTCAGGTATGGGAACTGGCAAAGTTCTACTTTTTGAAATAATGCCTTATATATTTGGATGGCATCTTGTGAATTTCACTAATACAATACTTTTCTCTATAGGTACAGAGTCGGGTTTAGCGATATTCGGCTTATCATTATTAGGCGATAACACATTAGGTGTAATGCTTTATTGGGCTCTAAATTATTACGCTCTTTTTAGAGGAATATGGTGGTGGATAACAGCTCCAATTGTGACTCTCGTATTAATTTTCGTTTCATTTTATCTTGTTTCCACGGGATTAAGTGAGTATTTACATCGCATAATGAAGTGACCTTCTATGGAACTGGTGCTTAGAGCAACCAACTTGAAGGGTGGTTATCTGCTGAATCCCGCATATGCCGCAGCCTCGCAACATGAATTATATGTGGACGCTGTTAGCGGCGTATCACTAGATCTATTTAGAGATGAAATATTTGGTATAGCGGGAGAATCCGGATGCGGCAAATCAACATTCACTAAGATAATTTACGGATATCTAGAACCCCCATTAATATTAAAGGATGGAGCCGTTCACCTCTACACTAAAAAGGGGAAAGTTTTTCCGATAACGTCTTTAAGTAGAGAACAGTTAAAGAAGGATGTCTTCTGGAAGCACGTTTCTTATATACCTCAGAGCTCCATGAACGTATTGAACCCTACCATGAGGATAAGAGACCACTTCGCAGAGATGTTTAAGCTACATGCTAATATGGGTAAAACAGAAGCCTACGAGGAAGCTAAAAAATATTTAGAACAAATGGGGCTTCCTAAGGATGTATTATCGGCTTTCCCCCATCAGTTAAGCGGAGGTATGAGGCAAAGAGTAGTAATATCTCTAGCGTTAATAATGAGACCGGATTTGATTTTAGCAGATGAACCAACCTCAGCTCTTGACGTTATAAATCAGCAAACGGTTTTATCAATGCTTAAAGACGCCCAAGAATCTTTTAAAAATACGGTCGTGATAGTATCTCACGATATGGGAGTTCATGGAGTTATAACTCACAGAATAGCTGTTATGTACGCTGGCAGGATCGTAGAAGTGGGGAGAACAGAGGAAGTCTTTGAAGATCCTTTGCATCCCTATACTCAAGCTTTAATAAAAGCATTGCCGAGATTAGGTGATAAAACTCAACGTAAAGGTTTAAGTGGACATCCGCCTGACCTTAGGAACCCTCCACCAGGCTGCAGGTTTGGTCCTAGATGCCCATTCTCTGGGCAACAATGCAAGGAAGAGAGCCCTACTCTGCGCGAAGTAAAACCTGGACGTTTTGTTGAGTGTTGGTTATATTACACGTAAGGGGTGATTTTATGAGCGAGAATTTTTTGCTTCAAATAATAGATGTTAGCAAAATATTTGGTTATGGTTTTCTCGGCAGAATTAAATTTCCAGCGGTAGATCACGTATCTCTCACCATGGAGAATAAACCAAAAATATTCACGATTGCTGGTGAGAGCGGATGTGGAAAGACAACGCTGGCAAGAATGATGCTTGGAATAATTGAGCCAAGCATGGGGAAGATCCTATATAAAGGCAAGGATCTACATAAACTCAATTCAAAAGATAAGTTGTTGTTCTTAAAAGAGGTTCAAGGTGTTTTTCAGGATCCCTATGACACGTTTAATCCACTAAAAAAGTGGAAACATATCTTTATGAAACCACAAGGAATTTGTTGGGATTAAAAGATGATGAGGCTGTGATCAAGTATATTAATGATACGCTGAGCTTCATGGGGTTATCTTTTAAGGATGTGAAGGGTAAATATCCGCGAGAATTTTCGGGT is a genomic window of Candidatus Bathyarchaeia archaeon containing:
- a CDS encoding ATP-binding cassette domain-containing protein, whose product is MSENFLLQIIDVSKIFGYGFLGRIKFPAVDHVSLTMENKPKIFTIAGESGCGKTTLARMMLGIIEPSMGKILYKGKDLHKLNSKDKLLFLKEVQGVFQDPYDTFNPLKKWKHIFMKPQGICWD
- a CDS encoding ABC transporter ATP-binding protein, with translation MSKTIVRTINLSKVYRRGKVNVPALNNVNLQVLSGEIIGIMGPSGSGKTTLLNLIGGLDRPTSGKIFVDGVDITALGEKDLADYRLRKVGFVFQFYNLIPTLTALENVEIPMALAGVPKNERRERAVNLLKMVGLEARADHKPDELSGGEQQRIAIARALANNPSMVLADEPTGDLDSKSALTLMNLIKDLNKKNGQTFIIVTHDLIVAERCTKIYAIRDGRIDIQK
- a CDS encoding ABC transporter ATP-binding protein, with product MELVLRATNLKGGYLLNPAYAAASQHELYVDAVSGVSLDLFRDEIFGIAGESGCGKSTFTKIIYGYLEPPLILKDGAVHLYTKKGKVFPITSLSREQLKKDVFWKHVSYIPQSSMNVLNPTMRIRDHFAEMFKLHANMGKTEAYEEAKKYLEQMGLPKDVLSAFPHQLSGGMRQRVVISLALIMRPDLILADEPTSALDVINQQTVLSMLKDAQESFKNTVVIVSHDMGVHGVITHRIAVMYAGRIVEVGRTEEVFEDPLHPYTQALIKALPRLGDKTQRKGLSGHPPDLRNPPPGCRFGPRCPFSGQQCKEESPTLREVKPGRFVECWLYYT
- a CDS encoding ABC transporter substrate-binding protein, giving the protein MVVENHWGTYIDPYDFNFKIPGKPATGGNGFQQLCAAFLWYVNTTTGTLINWLGTGFEYSADFKTVRFFLRKGATWNDGKPFTAHDVVFTIETALKTKEWATHTFAVTWIESARAVDDYTVEIKLKAPYPRFHYAFTVIIYGTGWWIVPKHIWEGKDPVTFKFYPPLSIGPYNLKAVDPAGNWFLWEREENWWATKLLGLKPSPKYVLYIHPGPDEVKALAMVRHELDCLRTLVPEAAEIVIKGNPYIMGWRRIAPFAWPLDACVKGIGFNLLMYPYNITEVRKALVFAINFRDVYEAFRGVDGSLPSTTPLPIVPYPFAIEAYTKPLLPELIKLGLDPNTGWWKYDPAEAERLLKSVGFTRVPDGKWRLPTGEPWKIGITAPSGFEMESLRIAFLVADHWKKFGIDVEVEPVEAGIFSARGAKGDPGGAGTRWPGCTLLLELTPHIQGWHSKYYNPLAPGLGWANYSFPRRAELNAIIDEMERTPPWEEEKVIELGRKALLIWAEQMPWIGFFPTPFYTLQDGYAWDGWPTYPENYYMDPVSWWAQHMFVILRLYPTGRAPTKDALPRPGWTPVEYSSVWIVGDVPAFTGVDGLSYGPYSMGDYVRIPKEDAERLIAQGLASHVPPAYVYVTVYAKTNIPAFTGTDGKTYGPFKAGDALVIPREDAEKLVAEGKVTYSPPVPAEIPEIAKAVSDLIGKVSALEATTSAIRTELTSATSDLKSSASTMSASVSDLKDSISALRGDISALGSQLSTIATISYALIALVILTLVVTVILLLRKPAS
- a CDS encoding ABC transporter permease, which codes for MYEIFGLSGKSLLEDYLAFIRRVLTFNFGPSFISFPTPAFELVLRRLPWTIGLLSVSTLITWTTGNLLGTMAGYFRTRKFARILESVAISLYPVPYYIMALILMLLFAFLIPIFPLGGGISIIPETLNLELILNIIWHSFLPALSLILPGALGWSFLSSRTLTLEVLSEDYTKYAEFRGLPGKHVLRRYVLRNILVPQMTVLALSLGGIFSGALLTEVIFAYPGVGQLAYRAAFAGDINTLMAVLLLSMIAVSTAIYLLDLLYPLIDPRIRYR
- a CDS encoding ABC transporter permease, with the translated sequence MSSSFLKNVGRNFVLLYKSNFKFKLGFTLILIIFILGFAVSSFSPINTRALYTVPKDQPPSFKYLLGTSSMGRDVFWELCASIGKSLTIALITALIASHIGLFIGLISGIKGGMLDRLLMFISDTFIIVPGFLLLVVIISIIKSWITVPLIGAIISIVSWPWPARQVRSMVLSLRERTFVYTAKLSGMGTGKVLLFEIMPYIFGWHLVNFTNTILFSIGTESGLAIFGLSLLGDNTLGVMLYWALNYYALFRGIWWWITAPIVTLVLIFVSFYLVSTGLSEYLHRIMK
- a CDS encoding beta-galactosidase trimerization domain-containing protein, whose protein sequence is MKDREWFKKVYRRNVVDMHIADWDENFLSEFNAKKYVEALTLARVESTVVYATSHMGLCYYPTKIGAMHKGLRGRDILGEVIDLCHENGINVVVYYSLIFNVWAYDAHPDWRIIRADGKEAAENSRYGVCCPNSPYRDFAVKQVEEICKNYDFEGIRFDMTFWPTVCYCKHCQEKYSEEVGGEIPRIVNWLDQKWVTFQRKREKWLIDFAALITSTVRRIKPEVTVEHQSSTYDKSWLLGVTQKLSEQCDFLQGDFYGGLLEESFACKLFHNLTKNKPCAFETSSNVSLTDHTTLKPKELLELEAYAAIANGAAFVFIDAINPDGTLNESVYYTMREIFEEIEKYEKYLGGEPIADAAIYFSTESKFDLADNGKNVMEASQKMPHLESALNVAESFIRNHIPFTVITKKNLGSLSSYKVLVLPNVLMMGEEEAEAFREFVKNGGVLYASKHTSLIRKDGKMGDFLLSDLLGVSYLGETKESFTYISPIGKGEEVLLGYSSKYPLSIYGSQLKVEAREGAEVLGKIILPYTDPADTKHFASIHSNPPGKITNYPAIILNNYGKGRAIYITGDLERVKYHQNTFIRLIRLLYPKSFSFESDAPGFVEMTLFDQKNHGRYIITLLNLIEECIPIRGINVKIALNGKKPERLLKLPEEKELNYKEEEGRIEFNAAELKRFAAFALNYR